A genomic window from Lutra lutra chromosome 17, mLutLut1.2, whole genome shotgun sequence includes:
- the LOC125088856 gene encoding LOW QUALITY PROTEIN: DNA damage-regulated autophagy modulator protein 2-like (The sequence of the model RefSeq protein was modified relative to this genomic sequence to represent the inferred CDS: inserted 1 base in 1 codon), with translation MLNTAAVLCVATIYVHYKQVHALNPEESHIIKLIKAGLVLGLELFWTFCCGKLPDNSLILVHVCGAVLTFGIGSLHMFVQTILSYQMQLKIGSKQVFWIRRLVVIWRKLCGGSAFSMMTCSSLLSSGNLGTDIVQKLHWNPEDKGYVLHMITTAAKWSLSFSFCVFFLTYIXDFQKLSLQVEANLHGLTLYDTAPCLVNNERTRILSRDL, from the exons ATGTTAAATACTGCCGCAGTTTTGTGCGTTGCAACCATTTATGTTCATTACAAGCAAGTTCATGCCCTGAATCCTGAAGAGAGTCATATCATCAAATTAATCAAGGCTGGTCTTGTACTTGGCTTAGAGCTGTTTTGGACTTTCTGTTGTGGCAAACTTCCAGACAACAGCCTTATTCTTGTACATGTATGTGGAGCTGTGCTCACCTTTGGTATTGGCTCGTTACACATGTTCGTTCAGACCATCCTTTCCTACCAAATGCAGCTCAAAATTGGCAGCAAACAAGTCTTCTGGATCAGACGACTGGTGGTTATCTGGAGGAAGTTATGTGGAGGAAGTGCATTTAGCATGATGACTTGTTCATCACTTCTGTCCAGTGGGAATTTGGGCACAGATATTGTACAGAAACTCCATTGGAACCCTGAGGACAAAGGTTACGTGCTTCACATGATCACCACTGCAGCAaaatggtctttgtctttctccttctgtgtttttttcctgacTTACA GTGATTTTCAGAAGCTTTCTTTACAAGTGGAAGCCAATTTACATGGATTAACCCTCTATGACACTGCTCCTTGCCTTGTTAACAATGAACGAACTCGGATACTTTCCAGAGATTTATGA